The Haloarchaeobius amylolyticus genome window below encodes:
- a CDS encoding ABC transporter substrate-binding protein, which translates to MPKENRDESAPTRRDYMKYGGAVIGGGLLAGCTGQSDSASTPESTTTETATSGVTDTEAGEETETATDDGSFTVEMFPVGEVEFDSVPESVTTYSMAWADMVISLGQADKLQTDRLSGPTLFYDRFDIDYDRDWPPLWQDGGMPKEVFYEHDPDAFLIDPNLIQAWDDNWDDSDVEEIESNVAPFFGCMNRRFRNKWQQKLGYAKNAPSMLEAFDKVGTVLDERDRVDAWLDLHEDLQAEVQSRLPSGDDTPSIGLINSGSSPDTGEFYVLYLEDDGYEMKPYRDLGLVDDDAFAGVETGQYGKTDYETLLEVDPDVLVVHWGITTGSVTWGGDGAFDAEQFREQFVTPMEEHEVGSQLTAVENGRVIPGPTAEQGPLINAFQTELTARLFYPEEFGEIDFEAPLDVPEEDQLFDRQRVADIIDGEI; encoded by the coding sequence ATGCCGAAGGAAAATCGAGACGAGAGCGCACCGACACGGCGTGACTACATGAAGTACGGCGGGGCAGTCATCGGCGGCGGACTGCTCGCCGGGTGTACGGGCCAGTCCGATTCCGCATCGACCCCGGAGTCCACGACCACCGAGACTGCAACTTCGGGGGTGACGGACACGGAGGCAGGGGAAGAGACAGAGACCGCGACCGACGACGGCTCCTTCACCGTCGAGATGTTCCCCGTCGGCGAGGTCGAGTTCGACTCCGTTCCGGAGTCGGTGACGACGTACTCCATGGCGTGGGCCGACATGGTGATCTCGCTCGGGCAGGCAGACAAGCTCCAGACCGATAGATTGAGCGGCCCCACGCTGTTCTACGACCGGTTCGACATCGACTACGACAGGGACTGGCCGCCGCTCTGGCAGGACGGCGGGATGCCGAAGGAGGTCTTCTACGAGCACGACCCCGACGCGTTCCTCATCGACCCGAACCTGATCCAGGCGTGGGACGACAACTGGGACGACTCGGACGTCGAGGAGATCGAGTCGAACGTCGCCCCGTTCTTCGGGTGCATGAACCGTCGCTTCCGGAACAAGTGGCAGCAGAAGCTGGGCTACGCCAAGAATGCTCCGTCGATGCTGGAAGCGTTCGACAAGGTCGGGACGGTGCTCGACGAACGGGACAGGGTCGATGCGTGGCTGGACCTGCACGAGGACCTGCAGGCCGAGGTGCAGTCGCGACTCCCCTCCGGCGACGACACGCCGTCCATCGGGCTGATCAACAGCGGATCGTCGCCGGATACGGGCGAGTTCTACGTCCTGTACCTCGAGGACGACGGCTACGAGATGAAGCCCTACCGCGACCTCGGCCTCGTCGACGACGACGCCTTCGCTGGCGTCGAGACCGGCCAGTACGGCAAGACCGACTACGAGACGCTGCTGGAGGTCGACCCGGACGTCCTCGTCGTCCACTGGGGCATCACGACGGGGTCGGTGACGTGGGGCGGGGACGGCGCGTTCGACGCCGAGCAGTTCCGCGAGCAGTTCGTCACGCCGATGGAGGAACACGAGGTCGGCAGTCAGCTCACCGCCGTCGAGAACGGACGCGTGATCCCCGGCCCGACCGCAGAACAGGGCCCGCTCATCAACGCCTTCCAGACAGAACTGACCGCCCGCCTGTTCTACCCCGAGGAGTTCGGCGAGATCGACTTCGAGGCACCGCTCGACGTCCCCGAGGAGGACCAGCTGTTCGACCGCCAGCGGGTCGCGGACATCATCGACGGCGAGATCTGA
- a CDS encoding halocyanin domain-containing protein produces MDRRDFLRATAGAGVAGLALASPVGAQEEGAESLADWFANTDNVSGLTDATGQDEVTITVGGEGNGGAFGFSPAAVRVDPGTTVVWKWSGKGGMHNVVAKDGSFESEMLSEEGATFEYAAEEAGVYRYVCAPHEPMGMKGALVVGDAEVSLAAPEPEPTEPTGPTFDGWLAGVDNYTDVVDMRGKEEVRVKVGADGNGGEFAFEPAAIHVDPGTTVVWEWVGSAGAYSVVDDDLGFQSERVASSGTEYALEFGGDGVSKYYCEDYGEQGMRGVVLVGDGVQTVPTARAYATAGLGATAIAAPLGLGLYVHYKDTTQPNE; encoded by the coding sequence ATGGACCGACGTGACTTCCTGCGGGCGACGGCCGGGGCCGGCGTCGCGGGCCTCGCGCTCGCCTCCCCCGTCGGCGCACAGGAGGAAGGGGCCGAATCCCTCGCCGACTGGTTCGCTAACACGGACAACGTCTCCGGCCTGACCGACGCGACCGGACAGGACGAGGTGACCATCACGGTCGGCGGCGAGGGCAACGGTGGCGCCTTCGGCTTCAGCCCTGCAGCCGTCCGGGTCGACCCCGGGACGACGGTCGTCTGGAAGTGGTCCGGCAAGGGCGGCATGCACAACGTCGTCGCGAAGGACGGCTCCTTCGAGTCCGAGATGCTCTCCGAGGAGGGCGCGACGTTCGAGTACGCGGCCGAGGAGGCCGGTGTCTACCGCTACGTCTGTGCGCCCCACGAGCCGATGGGCATGAAGGGCGCACTCGTCGTTGGCGACGCCGAGGTGTCGCTGGCCGCCCCCGAACCGGAACCCACCGAACCCACCGGCCCGACCTTCGACGGCTGGCTGGCGGGTGTGGATAACTACACCGACGTCGTCGACATGCGCGGCAAGGAGGAGGTCCGCGTGAAGGTCGGCGCCGACGGGAACGGCGGCGAGTTCGCCTTCGAGCCCGCGGCCATCCACGTCGACCCCGGGACGACAGTCGTCTGGGAGTGGGTCGGCTCGGCCGGCGCGTACAGCGTCGTCGACGACGACCTCGGCTTCCAGAGCGAGCGCGTCGCCAGCTCGGGCACGGAGTACGCCCTTGAGTTCGGCGGCGACGGCGTGAGCAAGTACTACTGCGAGGACTACGGCGAGCAGGGCATGCGCGGCGTCGTCCTCGTCGGCGACGGCGTCCAGACCGTGCCGACCGCGCGAGCCTACGCGACGGCCGGCCTCGGCGCGACGGCCATCGCGGCGCCCCTCGGCCTCGGCCTGTACGTCCACTACAAGGACACGACCCAGCCGAACGAGTAG
- a CDS encoding multicopper oxidase domain-containing protein, translating into MNDAIGAPGKGISRRKFLAATGGTGLFAMAGCTTTTEPTVNQVDMGGNTAKLLPDLPTTSKPEVVDLDERDHEVTLKPVKATHHMHPLESMNGPISLPVTWAFAADDGEPSVPGPILRCTEGAELKITLDNTDAPHPHTLHFHGVRKSWENDGVPTTTGITVMPGEKHTYTIPANVAGTHLYHCHYQTPMHMDMGMFGVLRVDPEGYEEADKEYFMTVKEWDTRLSRQYAGEDVQYNLSDRMGDAFTINGKSAPRTLHPEDGSPIIVESGDTVRIHWVNAGFMSHPMHIHNHRFKVVEKDGSPYPEEMQLLQDVINIAPAERYTIEFEADADPGIYLMHCHKVNHIRNGDSYPGGMLGGIVYTDAMQSDIFAKLMEYAGYEA; encoded by the coding sequence ATGAACGACGCAATCGGCGCACCCGGCAAGGGCATCTCCCGACGAAAGTTCCTGGCCGCGACGGGCGGCACCGGCCTCTTCGCGATGGCCGGGTGCACGACGACGACGGAGCCGACTGTGAACCAGGTGGACATGGGTGGGAACACGGCGAAGTTGCTCCCCGACCTCCCGACGACGAGCAAGCCCGAGGTCGTCGACCTCGACGAGCGCGACCACGAGGTCACGCTCAAGCCCGTGAAGGCGACCCACCACATGCACCCGCTGGAGAGCATGAACGGGCCCATCTCGCTGCCCGTGACCTGGGCGTTCGCGGCCGACGACGGGGAACCGAGCGTCCCCGGCCCCATCCTCCGGTGTACCGAGGGTGCCGAACTGAAGATCACCCTCGACAACACCGACGCCCCGCACCCGCACACGCTGCACTTCCACGGCGTCCGCAAGTCCTGGGAGAACGACGGCGTCCCGACGACGACCGGCATCACGGTGATGCCCGGCGAGAAGCACACCTACACGATCCCCGCGAACGTCGCGGGCACGCACCTCTACCACTGCCACTACCAGACGCCGATGCACATGGACATGGGCATGTTCGGCGTCCTCCGCGTCGACCCCGAGGGGTACGAGGAGGCCGACAAGGAGTACTTCATGACGGTCAAGGAGTGGGACACCCGGCTCTCGCGCCAGTACGCCGGCGAGGACGTCCAGTACAACCTCTCCGACCGGATGGGCGACGCCTTCACGATCAACGGGAAGTCCGCGCCCCGGACCCTGCACCCCGAGGACGGCTCGCCCATCATCGTCGAATCGGGCGACACGGTGCGCATCCACTGGGTCAACGCCGGCTTCATGAGCCACCCGATGCACATCCACAACCACCGCTTCAAGGTGGTCGAGAAGGACGGTAGCCCGTATCCCGAGGAGATGCAGCTCCTCCAGGACGTCATCAACATCGCGCCCGCAGAGCGCTACACCATCGAGTTCGAGGCCGACGCCGACCCGGGCATCTACCTGATGCACTGCCACAAGGTGAACCACATCCGGAACGGGGACTCCTACCCCGGCGGCATGCTCGGCGGCATCGTCTACACCGACGCCATGCAGAGCGACATCTTCGCGAAGCTCATGGAGTACGCGGGGTACGAGGCCTGA
- a CDS encoding GMC family oxidoreductase — MSRQDGQGTDRSPAPRADVCIVGAGPAGALVAAELATSGHDVVVLDAGPRFDPAERTERMERRIRPAHGPESVWDMGGERDAFTSEGDMYYPLNAARVKGIGGTTLHWQGMVYRLHEADFERRSRDGVTADWPIGYDDLQSYYAAAETELGVAGADDNPFAPPRAEPYPMPAFPPSYSDSIFAEACEALEITTHSAPNARNSEAYDGRVPCQGYGTCKPVCPSGAKYDATVHVARAEEAGARVIDRAPVQRLEHDDAGDTIEAAVYATPDGEEHRQEARQFVLAAGGIEIPRLLLLSRSEQYPDGLANSSGLVGNYFMDHLAARVGGTVDQETRQNHVGFITTESHQFYDDGGEARGPFKLEFLNYAGPSPVGEALTSGPEAPWGDGLLDHIRESYGNYLEVTGLCEQTPQKANRVELNPDVTDDHGNPVPEIHWSIDDRTRRTIEAANERQRAIMDELGADVHWVVGPDSTGPAFHHMGTTRMGEDPAESVVDPECRTHDLDNCWVASSSVFVTGGALNPTLTIAALSLRVADRLDAEL; from the coding sequence ATGAGCCGGCAGGACGGCCAGGGCACGGACCGGAGCCCCGCACCACGGGCCGACGTGTGCATCGTGGGTGCCGGGCCGGCAGGCGCCCTCGTGGCGGCCGAACTCGCCACGTCGGGGCACGACGTGGTCGTCCTCGACGCCGGGCCGCGGTTCGACCCCGCAGAGCGCACGGAGCGCATGGAGCGGCGCATCCGCCCCGCCCACGGCCCCGAGTCGGTCTGGGACATGGGCGGCGAGCGCGACGCCTTCACCAGCGAGGGCGACATGTACTACCCCCTCAACGCGGCGCGGGTGAAGGGTATCGGCGGGACGACCCTGCACTGGCAGGGGATGGTGTACCGGCTGCACGAGGCCGACTTCGAGCGCCGGAGCCGCGACGGCGTGACCGCGGACTGGCCCATCGGCTACGACGACCTGCAGTCGTACTACGCCGCCGCCGAGACCGAACTCGGCGTGGCCGGCGCCGACGACAACCCCTTCGCGCCCCCGCGCGCGGAACCATACCCGATGCCGGCCTTCCCACCCTCGTACTCGGACTCCATCTTCGCGGAGGCGTGCGAGGCACTGGAGATAACGACGCACTCGGCCCCCAACGCCCGGAACTCGGAGGCCTACGACGGCCGGGTGCCGTGCCAAGGCTACGGGACCTGCAAGCCCGTCTGCCCCTCGGGGGCGAAGTACGACGCGACGGTCCACGTCGCGCGAGCCGAGGAGGCCGGGGCCAGAGTCATCGACCGTGCCCCGGTCCAGCGCCTCGAACACGACGACGCTGGCGACACCATCGAGGCCGCCGTCTACGCGACGCCCGACGGCGAGGAACACCGCCAGGAGGCTCGCCAGTTCGTGCTCGCCGCGGGTGGCATCGAGATCCCGCGCCTGCTCTTGCTCTCGCGGTCGGAGCAGTACCCCGACGGCCTCGCGAACTCGTCCGGGCTCGTCGGGAACTACTTCATGGACCACCTCGCGGCCCGGGTCGGCGGGACCGTCGACCAGGAGACGCGCCAGAACCACGTCGGCTTCATCACGACCGAGAGCCACCAGTTCTACGACGATGGGGGCGAAGCGCGCGGCCCCTTCAAGCTCGAGTTCCTGAACTACGCGGGGCCCTCGCCGGTGGGCGAGGCCCTGACCTCGGGCCCGGAGGCACCCTGGGGCGACGGCCTCCTCGACCACATCCGCGAGTCCTACGGCAACTACCTGGAGGTCACGGGACTGTGCGAGCAGACGCCGCAGAAGGCCAACCGGGTCGAGTTGAACCCGGACGTGACCGACGACCACGGGAACCCCGTCCCGGAGATCCACTGGTCCATCGACGACCGGACCAGACGGACCATCGAGGCCGCCAACGAGCGCCAGCGCGCCATCATGGACGAACTTGGCGCCGACGTGCACTGGGTCGTCGGACCCGACAGCACCGGCCCGGCGTTCCACCACATGGGCACGACGCGGATGGGCGAGGACCCCGCCGAGAGCGTCGTCGACCCCGAGTGTCGCACCCACGACCTCGACAACTGCTGGGTGGCCTCGTCCTCCGTCTTCGTCACCGGCGGGGCGCTGAACCCGACGCTGACCATCGCGGCGCTCTCCTTGCGGGTCGCGGACCGGCTCGACGCGGAACTGTAG
- a CDS encoding gluconate 2-dehydrogenase subunit 3 family protein produces the protein MELTRRDALAALASGGVVVGSGAAALSRADLREAEETVEATVDVETLVAVAEVVYPSEVANVESFVRTYVAGRTQDRPDYRAGVAEGLQAIDDTARDWYDDAYADLDRDQRDSLLREMGVDAIDPDPAGSTAARIRYYVVNELLYAFYTSPTGGELAGTENPIGHPGGTESYQRGPE, from the coding sequence ATGGAACTGACACGGCGCGACGCGCTCGCCGCGCTCGCCTCGGGTGGGGTGGTCGTCGGCTCGGGGGCGGCCGCCCTCTCCCGGGCGGACCTGCGCGAGGCCGAGGAGACGGTCGAGGCAACGGTGGACGTCGAGACGCTGGTCGCGGTCGCCGAGGTGGTGTACCCGAGCGAGGTCGCGAACGTCGAGTCGTTCGTCCGGACCTACGTCGCCGGCCGGACGCAGGACCGACCGGACTACCGGGCTGGCGTCGCCGAGGGGCTCCAAGCCATCGACGACACGGCGAGGGACTGGTACGACGACGCCTACGCCGACCTCGACCGCGACCAGCGAGACAGCCTGCTCCGGGAGATGGGCGTCGACGCCATCGACCCCGACCCGGCCGGTTCGACCGCGGCGCGGATCCGCTACTACGTCGTGAACGAACTGCTCTACGCCTTCTACACGTCGCCGACGGGTGGCGAACTGGCCGGGACGGAGAACCCCATCGGCCACCCCGGCGGGACCGAGAGCTACCAGCGGGGGCCAGAATGA
- a CDS encoding fumarylacetoacetate hydrolase family protein, whose protein sequence is MKQVRFRDPAGAVRTGEWDDGTVRFGGREYDQSAVEILPPCEPTKIVCIGRNYADHAAEMDSDVPDRPLLFLKPPNAVSSHGSEVTLPAGKDRLDFEAELGVVIDEQCRHVDEADAMDVVRGFTCVNDLSNRDDQRQETNWVRGKAFDGAAPIGPVIAPAEDVPADASVRSYCNGEVRQDGTRDQMIFSVPELVAEITQYMTLEPGDVIATGTPEGVGKLEDGDEVVVEVEGVGRLEHTVEIPSA, encoded by the coding sequence ATGAAGCAGGTACGCTTTCGCGACCCGGCAGGCGCGGTCAGGACCGGCGAGTGGGACGACGGTACCGTCCGGTTCGGTGGCCGCGAGTACGACCAGTCCGCGGTGGAGATCCTCCCGCCCTGCGAGCCGACGAAGATCGTCTGCATCGGTCGCAACTACGCCGACCACGCGGCCGAGATGGACAGCGACGTCCCGGACCGACCGCTGCTGTTCCTGAAGCCGCCGAACGCGGTCTCGTCGCACGGGTCCGAGGTGACCCTGCCGGCGGGCAAGGACCGCCTGGACTTCGAGGCCGAGCTGGGCGTGGTCATCGACGAGCAGTGTCGCCACGTCGACGAGGCGGACGCGATGGACGTGGTCCGCGGGTTCACCTGCGTGAACGACCTCTCGAACCGCGACGACCAGCGTCAGGAGACGAACTGGGTCCGCGGGAAGGCCTTCGACGGGGCGGCTCCCATCGGGCCGGTCATCGCGCCGGCCGAGGACGTGCCCGCGGACGCCTCGGTCCGGTCGTACTGCAACGGCGAGGTGCGCCAGGACGGCACGCGCGACCAGATGATCTTCTCGGTGCCGGAGCTCGTCGCGGAGATCACCCAGTACATGACCCTCGAACCCGGCGACGTCATCGCCACCGGGACGCCCGAGGGCGTCGGCAAGCTCGAGGACGGCGACGAGGTCGTCGTCGAGGTCGAGGGCGTCGGGCGACTCGAACACACGGTCGAGATTCCCAGCGCTTAA
- a CDS encoding DUF3592 domain-containing protein — protein MIEFLIGFPFALAGLWLTYAGVQEYRSQRRVLAGTVAVDARVVETGIEERQRSPADDGAYFVPHVRYQYEFEGETYESEQVYPTRTRVGYPYRDPVREIVTRYEGRASVTAHVDPAQPDVAFLEVEGMNNPLLFATFGASLTLLTGVYALVLSFA, from the coding sequence ATGATCGAGTTCCTCATCGGGTTCCCGTTCGCGCTGGCCGGCCTGTGGCTCACCTACGCCGGGGTGCAGGAGTACCGGTCACAGCGGCGGGTCCTCGCAGGCACGGTCGCCGTCGACGCACGGGTCGTCGAGACGGGAATCGAGGAGCGCCAGCGGTCGCCGGCGGACGACGGGGCGTACTTCGTCCCCCACGTCCGGTACCAGTACGAGTTCGAGGGCGAGACCTACGAGTCCGAGCAGGTCTACCCGACCCGGACGCGGGTCGGCTACCCCTACCGCGACCCGGTCCGGGAGATCGTCACCCGGTACGAGGGCAGGGCGTCCGTGACGGCACACGTCGACCCGGCGCAACCCGATGTCGCGTTCCTCGAGGTGGAGGGGATGAACAACCCGCTCCTGTTCGCGACCTTCGGCGCGTCCCTGACGCTCCTGACGGGCGTCTACGCGCTCGTGCTCTCCTTCGCGTGA
- a CDS encoding uracil-xanthine permease family protein, producing the protein MTEGDTDGTSQTGSDDGSSFVEYGIEDEPPLSTSVLLGVQHYLTMVGANIAVPLILAGAMGMPAGVTAKFVGTFFVVSGIATLAQTTFGNRYPIVQGAPFSMLAPALAIVATAPTLPGGVAWESKLLFLQGAIIAAATTEVFIGYLGIVGRLRRLLSPVVVAPTIALIGLSLFNVPQITAPDQNWWLLGLTVGLVVLFSQYLGDGHRVFQLFPVLLAIVLSWLVAAGLSVTGVLASGTKGYVDLASVTDVELVFAIYPLQWGMPRFEAAFAIGMFAGVLASIVESFGDYHAVARLTGSGAPSESRINHGIGMEGLMNVFAGIMGAGGSTSYSENIGAIGLTGVASRRVVQVGAAVMLVVGFFGPFGQLIATIPAPIVGGLFVAMFGQIVAVGLSNLEYVDLDSSRNVFVIGIALFTGLAIPNYMNGLEGVAALKEGLAGIAVLGPVLGTDPVANTLFVIGGTGMAVGGLVALLLDNTIPGTDEERGVAAWEDVAEDESDFSPVWAAADD; encoded by the coding sequence ATGACCGAGGGAGACACGGACGGAACATCGCAGACGGGCTCGGACGACGGGTCGAGTTTCGTCGAGTACGGTATCGAGGACGAACCGCCGCTGTCCACGTCGGTACTGCTGGGGGTCCAGCACTACCTGACGATGGTCGGCGCGAACATCGCGGTCCCGCTGATTCTCGCGGGGGCGATGGGCATGCCCGCGGGGGTGACCGCGAAGTTCGTGGGGACGTTCTTCGTGGTCTCCGGCATCGCGACGCTGGCGCAGACGACGTTCGGGAACCGCTACCCCATCGTGCAGGGGGCACCGTTCTCGATGCTCGCGCCGGCGCTGGCCATCGTGGCGACCGCGCCGACGCTGCCGGGCGGTGTCGCCTGGGAGAGCAAGTTGCTGTTCCTGCAGGGCGCCATCATCGCGGCGGCGACGACCGAGGTGTTCATCGGCTACCTCGGTATCGTCGGGCGCCTCCGCCGGCTGCTGTCGCCGGTCGTGGTCGCGCCGACCATCGCCCTCATCGGGCTGTCGCTGTTCAACGTCCCGCAGATCACCGCGCCGGACCAGAACTGGTGGCTGCTCGGGCTGACGGTCGGGCTGGTCGTGCTGTTCTCGCAGTACCTCGGCGACGGCCACCGGGTGTTCCAGCTGTTCCCGGTGCTGCTCGCCATCGTCCTCTCGTGGCTGGTCGCAGCGGGGCTCAGCGTCACCGGCGTCCTCGCGTCGGGGACGAAGGGCTACGTCGACCTCGCGTCGGTCACCGACGTCGAGCTGGTGTTCGCCATCTACCCGCTCCAGTGGGGGATGCCCCGGTTCGAGGCGGCGTTCGCCATCGGGATGTTCGCGGGCGTGCTGGCCTCCATCGTCGAGAGCTTCGGCGACTACCACGCGGTCGCCCGGTTGACCGGGTCCGGCGCGCCGAGCGAGTCCCGCATCAACCACGGTATCGGGATGGAGGGGCTGATGAACGTCTTCGCCGGCATCATGGGCGCCGGCGGGTCGACCTCCTACTCCGAGAACATCGGGGCCATCGGGCTCACGGGTGTCGCCTCCCGGCGCGTCGTGCAGGTCGGTGCGGCCGTGATGCTGGTCGTCGGGTTCTTCGGTCCCTTCGGCCAGCTCATCGCGACCATCCCCGCGCCCATCGTCGGCGGGCTGTTCGTCGCGATGTTCGGCCAGATCGTCGCGGTCGGCCTCTCGAACCTGGAGTACGTCGACCTCGACTCCTCGCGGAACGTGTTCGTCATCGGTATCGCCCTGTTCACGGGGCTCGCGATTCCGAACTACATGAACGGGCTCGAGGGCGTCGCGGCACTGAAGGAGGGCCTGGCGGGCATCGCGGTCCTCGGGCCGGTGCTCGGCACCGACCCGGTCGCGAACACGCTGTTCGTCATCGGCGGCACGGGCATGGCCGTCGGCGGGCTGGTCGCGCTGCTGCTCGACAACACGATTCCGGGCACCGACGAGGAACGCGGTGTCGCGGCCTGGGAGGACGTGGCGGAGGACGAGAGCGACTTCTCGCCGGTCTGGGCTGCCGCCGACGACTGA
- a CDS encoding ABC transporter permease, translating into MSETFENVDWDELDGGASLPSIRVLVFLVGVAVLVAAFLYDYFVLPPTTSTFQAVGPRIDLGFFLVTKFTWDLVETDWLFVLSVWTVLLFVVVPFATSARLRGRYWRVIRARPLAMASLAYLTLVVVTGFLGPIFWKPDLNLPHAFQPPAFLWGPARPANPCVGVETAERCYGTLRYPLGTSPYGKNMIPLLFSGAHIAVKVALITGTIIVPIATVVGSVAGYFGGRVDTVLMSYVDVQQTIPAFVAYLVLSYWGRSLFLFVAVFGLLSWGGLARLVRSEAIQRSEDAYVLAAKSAGASDLSILVKHVIPNVANAAIVGLTRLIPTIILIEAAISYMDMNDIMIASWGEIAAQGMGTFSAEFPYVYWIALWPVLALALTVVSASILGDAVRDGLDPRSAR; encoded by the coding sequence ATGAGCGAGACGTTCGAGAACGTCGACTGGGACGAACTCGACGGCGGCGCCTCGCTGCCCTCGATCCGCGTCCTCGTGTTCCTCGTCGGCGTGGCCGTCCTCGTCGCCGCGTTCCTCTACGACTACTTCGTCCTCCCACCGACGACGTCGACCTTCCAGGCGGTCGGCCCGCGCATCGACCTCGGGTTCTTCCTCGTCACCAAGTTCACGTGGGACCTCGTCGAGACCGACTGGCTGTTCGTGCTCTCGGTCTGGACCGTCCTGCTGTTCGTCGTGGTCCCCTTCGCGACCTCGGCTCGGCTCCGGGGCCGCTACTGGCGGGTCATCCGCGCCCGTCCCCTCGCGATGGCGAGTCTCGCGTACCTCACGCTCGTGGTCGTGACCGGCTTCCTCGGCCCCATCTTCTGGAAGCCCGACCTCAACCTCCCCCACGCCTTCCAGCCGCCGGCGTTCCTGTGGGGGCCCGCCCGCCCGGCAAACCCCTGTGTCGGCGTCGAGACGGCAGAGCGCTGCTACGGGACGCTCAGGTACCCACTCGGCACCAGCCCCTACGGCAAGAACATGATCCCCCTCCTCTTCTCGGGTGCCCACATCGCCGTCAAGGTCGCCCTCATCACCGGCACCATCATCGTGCCCATCGCGACGGTCGTCGGCTCCGTCGCGGGCTACTTCGGCGGCCGGGTCGACACCGTCCTGATGAGCTACGTCGACGTCCAGCAGACCATCCCCGCGTTCGTCGCCTACCTCGTGCTCTCGTACTGGGGCCGGTCGCTGTTCCTGTTCGTCGCCGTCTTCGGCCTGCTGTCGTGGGGTGGCCTCGCCAGGCTGGTGCGCTCGGAGGCCATCCAGCGCAGCGAGGACGCCTACGTGCTGGCCGCGAAGAGCGCCGGCGCCTCGGACCTGTCCATCCTCGTCAAGCACGTCATCCCGAACGTCGCGAACGCCGCCATCGTCGGCCTCACGCGCCTGATTCCGACCATCATCCTCATCGAGGCGGCCATCTCGTACATGGACATGAACGACATCATGATCGCCTCCTGGGGCGAGATCGCCGCCCAGGGGATGGGCACGTTCAGCGCCGAGTTCCCCTACGTCTACTGGATCGCCCTCTGGCCGGTGCTGGCGCTGGCGCTGACGGTCGTCTCGGCGTCGATCCTCGGGGACGCCGTCCGCGACGGCCTTGACCCCCGGAGCGCCCGGTAG
- a CDS encoding ABC transporter permease, whose amino-acid sequence MSRLSFLARRLGFSVLAAYVVMTVSFFVVAIIPDPNVGYAAWLAKDDPDEAAQAVVEAKNLNEPLYDRYVNWLVDVTTFDWGRSVGGFGDRGLPVTELLETTIPVTLAYLVPALLLSTTLALALGSYVALRPDSRLAEAVSSVGYLALGVPSFFVAELLFFAANTEFDWVTLAFPRRIDLADPVSLWPYLVPAVVLATSLAAGQLRYVRAESSELLGRDFVKLVEAKGASDLRVVRHVLSNAALPLLSLFFADMVSTLVVQVFVIEFVFGLQGIGTLTLQAVSDRNMPVIIGSTMAIAYAGIGANFLQDVAAAWFDPRTDLE is encoded by the coding sequence GTGAGCAGGCTCTCGTTTCTCGCGCGCCGGCTCGGGTTCTCCGTCCTCGCGGCCTACGTGGTGATGACCGTCTCGTTCTTCGTCGTCGCCATCATCCCGGACCCGAACGTCGGGTACGCCGCCTGGCTGGCGAAGGACGACCCCGACGAGGCGGCACAGGCCGTCGTCGAGGCGAAGAACCTGAACGAGCCGCTGTACGACCGGTACGTGAACTGGCTCGTCGACGTGACGACGTTCGACTGGGGGCGCTCGGTCGGTGGGTTCGGCGACCGCGGGCTACCGGTGACGGAGCTCCTGGAGACCACGATTCCGGTCACGCTCGCCTACCTCGTCCCGGCACTCCTGCTCTCGACGACGCTCGCACTCGCCCTCGGCTCCTACGTGGCTCTGCGCCCGGACTCGCGCCTCGCCGAGGCCGTCTCCTCGGTCGGCTACCTCGCGCTCGGCGTCCCGAGCTTCTTCGTCGCCGAGTTGCTGTTCTTCGCGGCCAACACGGAGTTCGACTGGGTGACGCTCGCGTTCCCCCGGCGCATCGACCTCGCCGACCCGGTCTCGCTGTGGCCCTACCTCGTCCCGGCGGTGGTGCTCGCGACCTCGCTTGCGGCCGGGCAGTTGCGCTACGTCCGGGCCGAGTCGAGCGAGTTGCTCGGACGGGACTTCGTGAAACTGGTCGAGGCGAAGGGCGCCAGCGACCTGCGGGTCGTCCGGCACGTGCTCTCGAACGCCGCCTTGCCCCTCCTCTCGCTCTTCTTCGCGGACATGGTGTCGACGCTGGTCGTGCAGGTGTTCGTCATCGAGTTCGTGTTCGGCCTGCAGGGCATCGGGACGCTCACGCTCCAGGCCGTCTCCGACCGCAACATGCCGGTCATCATCGGCTCGACCATGGCCATCGCGTACGCGGGCATCGGCGCGAACTTCCTGCAGGACGTGGCGGCCGCCTGGTTCGACCCCCGGACCGACCTGGAGTGA